A genomic segment from Sparus aurata chromosome 20, fSpaAur1.1, whole genome shotgun sequence encodes:
- the hbae5 gene encoding hemoglobin, alpha embryonic 5: MSLTAKDKDVVKALWAKISKSADAIGAEALSRMLSVYPQTKTYFSHWPDLSPGSASVKAHGKRVMGGVALGVSKIDDLTNGLLDLSEQHAFQLRVDPANFKILSHCILVVIATMFAKEFTPEAHVALDKFLVALSLALAEKYR, from the exons ATGAGTTTGACTGCCAAAGACAAGGACGTCGTCAAGGCCCTGTGGGCCAAAATCTCCAAGTCGGCCGATGCTATCGGGGCTGAGGCTCTCAGCAG GATGCTCAGCGTCTATCCCCAAACCAAGACCTACTTCTCCCACTGGCCGGACCTGAGTCCCGGCTCTGCCTCCGTCAAGGCGCACGGAAAGAGGGTGATGGGTGGAGTCGCCCTGGGTGTGTCCAAGATCGACGACCTGACCAACGGCCTACTGGATCTCAGCGAGCAGCACGCCTTCCAGCTGAGGGTGGACCCCGCCAACTTCAAG ATCCTGTCCCACTGCATCCTCGTGGTCATCGCCACCATGTTCGCCAAAGAATTCACCCCGGAGGCCCACGTCGCCTTGGATAAGTTCCTGGTCGCCCTCTCCCTGGCTCTCGCTGAGAAATACCGCTAG
- the aqp8a.2 gene encoding aquaporin-8a.2: protein MGVEKMELEDTDSALLERGRKPPVSRSPNKYETLIQPCMAEIVGTMFFVFIGCVSVIENVPAAGRLQPALVHGLAVAVMVAVMDNISGSHFNPPFTIAIYLCGGIELTTVGLYLVSQLIGGVLGAGMAKLMTPADRYQNATGAAFDILKSESQLSGAIFGEVAMTCLVTMVVLLVAVNGKTKTPLAPFLVGCTVIINILAGGDISGTCLNPARAFGPALMTNYWTYHWVYWVGPIGGGLVAAALVRLILGDDKLRVIMKS, encoded by the exons ATGGGAGTCGAGAAAATGGAACTGGAAGACACAGACTCTGCTCTGCTGGAGAGGGGCAGGAAGCCTCCTGTGTCCAGATCTCCCAACAAGTATGAGACCCTGATCCAGCCCTGCATGGCCGAGATAGTGGGGACCATGTTCTTCGTTTTCATCGGCTGTGTGTCCGTGATCGAGAACGTGCCGGCGGCTGGACGTCTGCAGCCAGCCCTGGTGCACGGACTGGCTGTGGCGGTGATGGTGGCGGTCATGGATAACATCAG CGGCTCCCACTTTAACCCTCCCTTCACCATTGCCATCTACCTGTGCGGAGGCATCGAGCTGACGACGGTGGGACTCTACCTGGTGAGCCAGCTGATCGGAGGAGTGCTCGGAGCCGGGATGGCCAAG TTGATGACCCCTGCAGATCGCTACCAGAACGCCACAGGAGCAGCATTTGACATCCTCAAGTCGGAGAGCCAACTGTCAGGGGCCATCTTTGGGGAGGTGGCCATGACCTGCTTGGTCACcatggtggtgctgctggtggcgGTCAACGGTAAGACGAAGACGCCGCTGGCCCCCTTCCTGGTGGGCTGcactgtcatcatcaacatccTGGCAGG GGGCGATATATCAGGAACGTGTCTGAACCCTGCCAGAGCTTTCGGTCCGGCTTTGATGACCAACTACTGGACCTACCACTGGGTGTACTGGGTGGGACCAATAGGAGGAGGCCTGGTGGCCGCTGCTCTAGTCAG GCTCATTCTCGGCGATGACAAGTTACGTGTCATTATGAAATCCTAA
- the aqp8a.1 gene encoding aquaporin-8a.1 — MSGAETKTEVFTVTDVGEPVAEKDTRTNRKRSIFERYVQPCLAELFGTGLFVFVGCASVVGNTGTAGIIQPALAHGLALGVMIQIFGQISGGHFNPAVSLCAYLCGGMELLLLGPYVVAQMLGGMVGAGLSMGVFPLNVSDASLGGAFDVTNKDLAAATLAEVIMTAFLTMVVCMAAINGQTRSQLAPLCIGLTVTANIFAGGPVSGACMNPARAFGPAVVNNHWDHHWVYWVGPVCGALCTTSLIRLLFGDHKTRVVFK, encoded by the exons ATGTCAGGGGCAGAAACCAAGACAGAGGTCTTCACAGTGACAGATGTGGGAGAGCCGGTGGCAGAGAAAGACACCAGGACGAACAGGAAGAGGAGCATCTTTGAGCGGTATGTGCAGCCCTGCCTGGCTGAGCTGTTCGGGACTGGCTTGTTCGTGTTTGTGGGCTGTGCGTCTGTCGTCGGGAACACGGGAACAGCTGGTATCATCCAGCCCGCCTTGGCACATGGACTGGCACTGGGAGTGATGATCCAGATCTTTGGGCAAATCAG CGGGGGCCACTTCAACCCCGCGGTGTCGCTGTGTGCCTATCTGTGCGGAGGGATGGAGCTTCTTCTGCTCGGGCCCTACGTCGTGGCTCAGATGTTGGGAGGGATGGTTGGAGCCGGTCTGAGCATG GGAGTGTTCCCCCTCAATGTGTCCGATGCTAGCCTCGGAGGCGCCTTCGACGTAACCAACAAAGATCTGGCAGCGGCCACCCTGGCAGAGGTGATAATGACCGCCTTCCTAACCATGGTGGTGTGCATGGCGGCCATCAACGGCCAAACCCGCTCCCAACTGGCTCCTCTCTGCATCGGCCTCACTGTGACAGCCAACATATTTGCTGG AGGCCCTGTGTCTGGAGCCTGCATGAACCCTGCCCGAGCCTTCGGTCCTGCAGTGGTCAACAACCACTGGGACCATCACTGGGTATACTGGGTTGGACCTGTATGCGGTGCACTGTGCACCACCTCCCTCATCAG GCTCTTGTTCGGTGACCACAAAACCAGGGTTGTGTTCAAGTGA
- the hbbe2 gene encoding hemoglobin beta embryonic-2: protein MVEWTEQERTTITNIFTNLNYEDVGPKALCRCLIVYPWTQRYFGAFGNLYNAEAIMSNPNIAAHGITVLHGLDRAVKNMDNIKATYAELSVLHSEKLHVDPDNFKLLSDCLTIVIAAKLGKDFTPETQATFQKFLAVVVSALGRQYH, encoded by the exons ATGGTCGAGTGGACCGAGCAGGAGCGCACCACCATCACCAACATCTTCACCAACCTGAACTATGAGGACGTCGGCCCCAAGGCTCTGTGCAG gTGTCTGATCGTCTACCCCTGGACCCAGAGGTACTTCGGCGCCTTCGGCAACCTCTACAACGCCGAGGCCATCATGAGCAACCCGAACATCGCGGCCCACGGCATCACGGTGCTGCACGGACTGGACCGGGCCGTGAAGAACATGGACAACATCAAGGCCACCTACGCCGAGCTGAGCGTGCTGCACTCCGAGAAGCTGCACGTCGACCCCGACAActtcaaa CTGCTCTCTGACTGCCTGACCATCGTCATCGCCGCCAAGCTGGGCAAAGACTTCACCCCCGAAACCCAGGCCACCTTCCAGAAGTTCCTGGCCGTGGTGGTGTCTGCTCTGGGAAGGCAGTACCACTAA
- the hbae4 gene encoding hemoglobin subunit alpha-D-like, with translation MLSKREKDLIAEVWTKLIPVAEDIGSDALTRMFATFPGTKTYFSHLDISPRSAHLLSHGEKIVLAIAEGAQDIDQLAVSLAPLQTLHAYQLRIDPTNFKLFSHCMLVALAAHMGDDFTPVVHAAIDKYLSAFAAVLAEKYR, from the exons ATGCTCTCCAAGAGGGAGAAAGATCTCATTGCAGAAGTATGGACGAAACTGATTCCTGTGGCAGAAGATATCGGGTCCGATGCGCTTACTAG GATGTTTGCCACCTTCCCAGGCACCAAGACGTACTTCTCCCACCTGGACATCAGCCCTCGATCCGCTCACCTGCTCTCCCACGGGGAGAAGATCGTTCTGGCCATAGCGGAGGGAGCCCAGGACATCGACCAGCTGGCCGTCAGCCTGGCTCCCCTGCAGACCTTGCATGCCTACCAGCTCCGGATAGACCCCACCAACTTCAAG CTCTTCTCCCACTGTATGCTCGTCGCTCTGGCCGCACACATGGGCGACGACTTCACGCCGGTCGTGCACGCGGCGATCGACAAGTACCTGTCGGCCTTCGCAGCCGTGCTCGCCGAGAAATACAGATGA